One Vitis vinifera cultivar Pinot Noir 40024 chromosome 8, ASM3070453v1 genomic window carries:
- the LOC100263174 gene encoding uncharacterized protein LOC100263174 — protein sequence MAEFPPNLDDGELWLPSDIFPEEVPSKFGTHHLPSEFAYMSDIARQFAAFTLLQPPQTHPKHPLNLAPNLERLRPMIRYGPYGRPGCSTTVAVTGIGDSPCVCDSPCGCDCRLRSCWDGGRPLYEYRNVKPPQPQVDSFLQTRTLALQRHQNRFQNRSLPFQRSGSGLGGGGGGGGGFGFVRNYGGTGVFLPRISSTTTTSPNPTATDDSRKKQGMNNWHGMQVSLPRKPTMNGIGGGKQEECIRQLPPELALPQDWTY from the exons ATGGCGGAGTTTCCTCCAAATTTAGATGATGGAGAACTATGGCTTCCTTCTGATATTTTCCCAGAGGAAGTTCCTTCTAAATTTGGGACCCACCACTTGCCTTCTGAGTTCGCTTACATGAGCGACATCGCTCGGCAGTTTGCTGCTTTCACTTTGCTTCAGCCGCCCCAGACCCATCCTAAACATCCTCTAAACTTGGCACCAAACTTGGAG CGGTTGAGACCGATGATTAGGTATGGGCCGTATGGCCGTCCCGGTTGTAGCACCACTGTTGCAGTAACTGGAATTGGTGACAGCCCTTGTGTGTGTGACAGTCCTTGTGGGTGTGACTGCCGACTCCGGAGCTGCTGGGACGGTGGTAGGCCGTTGTACGAGTACCGCAATGTGAAACCGCCTCAACCCCAG GTCGATAGCTTTCTGCAAACAAGGACTTTGGCTCTGCAGAGGCACCAAAACCGCTTTCAGAACCGGTCTTTGCCGTTTCAGAGAAGCGGGTCTGGGttgggtggtggtggtggtggtggtggtggttttGGTTTTGTGAGAAACTATGGAGGGACAGGTGTGTTTCTTCCCCGTATTTCATCCACAACCACCACTTCTCCAAACCCCACCGCCACTGATGACTCTAGAAAGAAACAAG GCATGAACAATTGGCATGGGATGCAAGTCAGTTTACCGAGGAAACCAACCATGAATGGCATTGGTGGGGGGAAACAAGAGGAGTGCATCCGCCAGCTTCCTCCTGAGCTTGCCTTGCCTCAAGACTGGACCTACTGA
- the LOC100258036 gene encoding exocyst complex component EXO70A1 isoform X2, whose amino-acid sequence MGVPQAMQTLSERAAFTRESLQKSQTITDSMVAILGSFDHRLSALETAMRPTQIRTHSIRKAHENIDKTLKAAELILAQFDLTRKAEAKILRGPHEDLESYLEAMDQLRSIVHFFNCNKSYKSNAGVLNHVNNLLAKANLKIEEEFRQLLTSYSKPVEPDRLFDCLPHSLRPSSGSPGHQGEATGKNPSSTNHSEHNKSLETAVYTAPTLIPPRILPLLHDLAQQMSQAGHQQQLYKIYRETRASALEQSLRKLGVEKLTKDDVQKMQWEVLEAKIGNWIHFMRIAVKLLFSGEKKVCGQIFDGVDSLRDQCFAEVTANSVAVLLSFGDAIAKSKRSPEKLFVLLDMYEIMRELHSEIETIFEGQACVEMRESSLSLTKRLAQTAQETFGDFEEAVEKDATKTAVLDGTVHPLTSYVINYVKFLFDYQSTLKQLFQEFGEGDADAQLASVTTQIMLALQNNLDGKSKQYKDPALTQLFLMNNIHYIVRSVRRSEAKDLLGDDWVQIHRRIVQQHANQYKRVSWAKILQCLSIQGAASSGGGGAIAEAGSGSGVSRAMVKDRYKTFNIQFEELHQRQSQWTVPDSELRESLRLAVAEVLLPAYRSFIKRFGPMIENGKNPHKYIRYTPEDLEHMLSEFFEGKTLNELKRHT is encoded by the exons ATGGGTGTTCCTCAGGCCATGCAAACCCTAAGCGAGAGAGCAGCATTCACGAGGGAGTCTCTGCAAAAGAGCCAGACCATCACGGATAGTATGGTCGCCATTCTCGGCTCCTTCGACCACCGCCTCTCCGCTCTCGAAACCGCCATGCGTCCCACTCAg ATAAGGACGCATTCGATTAGGAAGGCCCATGAGAATATAGATAAGACACTGAAGGCGGCTGAATTGATACTGGCCCAATTTGATCTCACCCGCAAG GCGGAGGCTAAAATACTGAGAGGGCCACACGAGGATCTAGAAAGTTACCTAGAAGCAATGGATCAACTGAGAAGCATTGTTCATTTTTTCAACTGTAACAAAAGTTATAAGAGCAATGCTGGAGTGCTTAATCATGTCAATAACTTACTTGCAAAAGCTAACTTAAAGATAGAAGAGGAGTTTAGACAGCTCTTGACATCTTACAG CAAACCAGTGGAACCTGATCGCCTTTTTGATTGCCTCCCCCACTCTCTACGACCATCATCAGGGTCTCCTGGGCATCAGGGTGAAGCTACTGGCAAGAATCCTTCTTCTACCAATCACTCTGAGCACAACAAAAGCTTAGAAACTGCTGTTTACACTGCTCCAACTCTTATTCCACCCAGGATTCTGCCATTGCTGCACGATTTAGCCCAACAAATGAGTCAAGCTGGTCACCAACAACAACTCTACAAAATTTATAg AGAAACCCGTGCTTCAGCTTTGGAACAGAGTCTCAGGAAATTAGGTGTggaaaaacttactaaagatgATGTCCAGAAGATGCAGTGGGAAGTTTTGGAGGCTAAGATTGGAAATTGGATTCATTTCATGCGGATTGCT GTCAAATTGCTATTTTCTGGGGAAAAGAAAGTCTGTGGTCAAATATTTGATGGTGTTGATTCTCTCAGGGATCAATGTTTTGCAGAAGTTACTGCAAACAGTGTAGCTGTGCTCCTTAGTTTTGGAGATGCTATTGCCAAAAGCAAGAGGTCCcctgaaaaattatttgttctCTTAGACATGTATGAGATAATGCGAGAACTGCATTCAGAG ATTGAAACAATATTTGAAGGTCAGGCCTGTGTCGAAATGCGGGAATCTTCATTGAGTTTGACAAAGCGGCTAGCTCAGACGGCCCAAGAGACCTTTGGTGATTTTGAAGAAGCCGTAGAAAAAGATGCCACAAAAACTGCTGTTCTTGATGGAACTGTGCATCCTTTGACAAGCTATGTAATTAATTACGTGAAGTTTTTATTTGA CTATCAATCGACATTAAAGCAACTCTTCCAAGAGTTTGGTGAAGGGGATGCTGATGCTCAATTAGCATCTGTGACAACACAGATTATGCTGGCTCTTCAGAATAACTTGGATGGGAAATCCAAGCAATATAAAGATCCTGCATTGACTCAATTATTTCTTATGAATAACATTCACTACATTGTCAGATCAGTGCGAAG GTCAGAAGCAAAGGATTTGTTGGGGGATGATTGGGTGCAAATACACCGAAGGATTGTACAGCAGCATGCAAACCAGTATAAGAGGGTATCTTGGGCAAAG ATTCTGCAGTGTCTGTCCATTCAAGGTGCTGCTTCATCAGGTGGTGGTGGTGCGATTGCAGAAGCTGGTAGCGGCAGTGGAGTTTCAAGAGCGATGGTGAAAGACAGGTACAAGACCTTCAACATCCAGTTTGAGGAGCTTCATCAAAGGCAATCTCAATGGACAGTTCCAGACAGTGAGTTGCGAGAGTCATTGAGGCTGGCAGTTGCTGAAGTTCTCCTACCTGCCTACAGATCTTTCATTAAACGTTTTGG GCCTATGATTGAAAATGGGAAAAACCCGCATAAGTACATCAGATACACTCCTGAGGATCTTGAGCACATGCTGAGTGAATTCTTTGAGGGGAAGACCCTGAATGAACTAAAGCG GCACACATAA
- the LOC100258036 gene encoding exocyst complex component EXO70A1 isoform X1 — translation MGVPQAMQTLSERAAFTRESLQKSQTITDSMVAILGSFDHRLSALETAMRPTQIRTHSIRKAHENIDKTLKAAELILAQFDLTRKAEAKILRGPHEDLESYLEAMDQLRSIVHFFNCNKSYKSNAGVLNHVNNLLAKANLKIEEEFRQLLTSYSKPVEPDRLFDCLPHSLRPSSGSPGHQGEATGKNPSSTNHSEHNKSLETAVYTAPTLIPPRILPLLHDLAQQMSQAGHQQQLYKIYRETRASALEQSLRKLGVEKLTKDDVQKMQWEVLEAKIGNWIHFMRIAVKLLFSGEKKVCGQIFDGVDSLRDQCFAEVTANSVAVLLSFGDAIAKSKRSPEKLFVLLDMYEIMRELHSEIETIFEGQACVEMRESSLSLTKRLAQTAQETFGDFEEAVEKDATKTAVLDGTVHPLTSYVINYVKFLFDYQSTLKQLFQEFGEGDADAQLASVTTQIMLALQNNLDGKSKQYKDPALTQLFLMNNIHYIVRSVRRSEAKDLLGDDWVQIHRRIVQQHANQYKRVSWAKILQCLSIQGAASSGGGGAIAEAGSGSGVSRAMVKDRYKTFNIQFEELHQRQSQWTVPDSELRESLRLAVAEVLLPAYRSFIKRFGPMIENGKNPHKYIRYTPEDLEHMLSEFFEGKTLNELKRCLTCHEKTPAERSSRRTERIHAVL, via the exons ATGGGTGTTCCTCAGGCCATGCAAACCCTAAGCGAGAGAGCAGCATTCACGAGGGAGTCTCTGCAAAAGAGCCAGACCATCACGGATAGTATGGTCGCCATTCTCGGCTCCTTCGACCACCGCCTCTCCGCTCTCGAAACCGCCATGCGTCCCACTCAg ATAAGGACGCATTCGATTAGGAAGGCCCATGAGAATATAGATAAGACACTGAAGGCGGCTGAATTGATACTGGCCCAATTTGATCTCACCCGCAAG GCGGAGGCTAAAATACTGAGAGGGCCACACGAGGATCTAGAAAGTTACCTAGAAGCAATGGATCAACTGAGAAGCATTGTTCATTTTTTCAACTGTAACAAAAGTTATAAGAGCAATGCTGGAGTGCTTAATCATGTCAATAACTTACTTGCAAAAGCTAACTTAAAGATAGAAGAGGAGTTTAGACAGCTCTTGACATCTTACAG CAAACCAGTGGAACCTGATCGCCTTTTTGATTGCCTCCCCCACTCTCTACGACCATCATCAGGGTCTCCTGGGCATCAGGGTGAAGCTACTGGCAAGAATCCTTCTTCTACCAATCACTCTGAGCACAACAAAAGCTTAGAAACTGCTGTTTACACTGCTCCAACTCTTATTCCACCCAGGATTCTGCCATTGCTGCACGATTTAGCCCAACAAATGAGTCAAGCTGGTCACCAACAACAACTCTACAAAATTTATAg AGAAACCCGTGCTTCAGCTTTGGAACAGAGTCTCAGGAAATTAGGTGTggaaaaacttactaaagatgATGTCCAGAAGATGCAGTGGGAAGTTTTGGAGGCTAAGATTGGAAATTGGATTCATTTCATGCGGATTGCT GTCAAATTGCTATTTTCTGGGGAAAAGAAAGTCTGTGGTCAAATATTTGATGGTGTTGATTCTCTCAGGGATCAATGTTTTGCAGAAGTTACTGCAAACAGTGTAGCTGTGCTCCTTAGTTTTGGAGATGCTATTGCCAAAAGCAAGAGGTCCcctgaaaaattatttgttctCTTAGACATGTATGAGATAATGCGAGAACTGCATTCAGAG ATTGAAACAATATTTGAAGGTCAGGCCTGTGTCGAAATGCGGGAATCTTCATTGAGTTTGACAAAGCGGCTAGCTCAGACGGCCCAAGAGACCTTTGGTGATTTTGAAGAAGCCGTAGAAAAAGATGCCACAAAAACTGCTGTTCTTGATGGAACTGTGCATCCTTTGACAAGCTATGTAATTAATTACGTGAAGTTTTTATTTGA CTATCAATCGACATTAAAGCAACTCTTCCAAGAGTTTGGTGAAGGGGATGCTGATGCTCAATTAGCATCTGTGACAACACAGATTATGCTGGCTCTTCAGAATAACTTGGATGGGAAATCCAAGCAATATAAAGATCCTGCATTGACTCAATTATTTCTTATGAATAACATTCACTACATTGTCAGATCAGTGCGAAG GTCAGAAGCAAAGGATTTGTTGGGGGATGATTGGGTGCAAATACACCGAAGGATTGTACAGCAGCATGCAAACCAGTATAAGAGGGTATCTTGGGCAAAG ATTCTGCAGTGTCTGTCCATTCAAGGTGCTGCTTCATCAGGTGGTGGTGGTGCGATTGCAGAAGCTGGTAGCGGCAGTGGAGTTTCAAGAGCGATGGTGAAAGACAGGTACAAGACCTTCAACATCCAGTTTGAGGAGCTTCATCAAAGGCAATCTCAATGGACAGTTCCAGACAGTGAGTTGCGAGAGTCATTGAGGCTGGCAGTTGCTGAAGTTCTCCTACCTGCCTACAGATCTTTCATTAAACGTTTTGG GCCTATGATTGAAAATGGGAAAAACCCGCATAAGTACATCAGATACACTCCTGAGGATCTTGAGCACATGCTGAGTGAATTCTTTGAGGGGAAGACCCTGAATGAACTAAAGCG ATGTCTGACATGTCATGAGAAAACACCTGCTGAGAGATCAAGCAGGAGAACAGAGAGGATCCATGCTGTGCTTTGA
- the LOC100854478 gene encoding uncharacterized protein LOC100854478, whose amino-acid sequence MMEINAGVSFPVVFFDGEREINIGDVVVFPSMEFKNFQSILSQKIGISPHQISIFLDCQRKSRSSMETRRRIPITGKVSFSAILREKDCFFLVVLKRSRRERRRKSRLLNEVEEEEENFTTRNTVAPPQKLHLLRRNQETTDQTFSGFVSPYYDQIMPSDDLFVGSQFLNYNNRLQNLQIQREKYLRSTNLHSIPNENYDFPVTNNRIGRDVIVCEECVKAMTMGKPVPFHWCVYDAVTVGFRSPAGPIARPVKRSN is encoded by the coding sequence ATGATGGAGATCAACGCCGGGGTCTCTTTTCCGGTCGTCTTCTTCGATGGGGAACGGGAAATCAACATCGGAGACGTCGTTGTGTTTCCGTCGATGGAGTTTAAGAATTTCCAATCAATTCTGAGCCAGAAAATTGGAATCTCTCCACACCAGATCTCCATCTTCCTTGACTGTCAGAGGAAATCGCGATCATCCATGGAAACACGTCGGAGAATTCCTATTACCGGTAAGGTGAGTTTCTCTGCAATTCTTCGCGAGAAGGATTGCTTCTTTCTTGTGGTCTTGAAGCGATCAAGGAGAGAAAGAAGGCGAAAATCAAGACTTCTTAACGaagtggaagaagaagaagagaactTCACGACGCGGAATACAGTAGCGCCGCCTCAGAAACTGCATCTTCTCCGGCGAAACCAAGAGACAACCGATCAAACATTTTCAGGCTTCGTTTCGCCGTATTACGATCAGATTATGCCTTCGGACGACCTGTTCGTGGGATCGCAGTTTCTAAATTATAATAATCGTCTCCAGAATTTGCAGATTCAACGAGAGAAGTATTTGCGCTCTACCAATTTGCATTCGATACCGAATGAGAACTATGACTTCCCGGTGACGAATAATCGAATCGGAAGAGATGTGATAGTGTGCGAGGAGTGTGTGAAGGCGATGACGATGGGAAAACCGGTTCCCTTCCACTGGTGCGTGTACGACGCCGTCACTGTAGGGTTCCGATCACCGGCCGGACCAATTGCGAGGCCTGTCAAACGTTCCAATTAG